The genomic region AAATAGCCAAACCCTATAGCGTATAGGGCAAAAGAGATTAAAAAGCTAACACTCGTTGAAACTTTACTGAGCTTGCGTGGAGATGGAGAAATTTTCATGATTATGCTCTTTTAAAATATCCATAATGCTGATAAAAGTTTCAAAACGAGAGCTTTTGTCGCTTTTTAAGTCTATAAGGGTTTTAGGGTCTGTTTGCTTGACTACAGCGCTCAAAGCTTCTAAATTCGTCGGTTTGTCATCTACGAAAATATTGTCATGCTCATCTACAGAGATGACCACCACTTTTTGATCGTTTGGCTGGGATTTTTCCGCATTTTTAGCGTTAGGGAGATTGACTTTAATCTTACCTTGCGCGATAAAAGTAGAAATGCTTAACACAATCGCTAGCAAAACGAGCATAATATCAATAAAAGGGACAATATTCAGCCCATCGCCTCTTCTGATGCTTTTCATTTTTTCATGATCCTGAATTTTTCACTCAAAACATCGGACTTTCTCAATAAGCTATTATAAGCGATCAAAGTGGGAATCGCCACAGCAAGCCCTAGAGCGGTCGCTTTTAAAGCCAAAGACAAACCTACCATGATCGTTTTAGCGTCCATCCCGCCGCTCACGCCCATGTCATAGAAAATCACCATGATCCCTAAAACCGTCCCTAACAAGCCCACATAAGGCGCGTTAGAAAAAATCACATAGAGAATGGTTAGATTCTTGGTTAAATCCAAATTCAGGGCATCTATATCATCATAAGCTTTCAAA from Helicobacter pylori harbors:
- the exbD gene encoding TonB system transport protein ExbD → MKSIRRGDGLNIVPFIDIMLVLLAIVLSISTFIAQGKIKVNLPNAKNAEKSQPNDQKVVVISVDEHDNIFVDDKPTNLEALSAVVKQTDPKTLIDLKSDKSSRFETFISIMDILKEHNHENFSISTQAQ
- the exbB gene encoding TonB-system energizer ExbB, whose translation is MAVLHVALILRELFYHRQGVFMGGFSVGMLKDYVDIFVFAVLGVASFLALWFVIERVIFYSKVDLKAYDDIDALNLDLTKNLTILYVIFSNAPYVGLLGTVLGIMVIFYDMGVSGGMDAKTIMVGLSLALKATALGLAVAIPTLIAYNSLLRKSDVLSEKFRIMKK